In Microbacterium enclense, one genomic interval encodes:
- the modA gene encoding molybdate ABC transporter substrate-binding protein, translating to MRRPLRLAAALGAAALLAACASPASEPAASGTPGGQDTLSGTVEVYAAASLQRSFDEISAAFEAAHPEVTVSAVYDGSSTLATQIGEGAPADVFASADEKNMAKVAAQAPDPQIFAANTLVIAVPSENPGAVRSLADLARVTTVLCAPEVPCGAASQTLLSNAGVAVSPASAEQNVTAVLTKVAAGEADAGLVYATDVVGRDDVEAIVPDGADAVVNRYPIAALTDAPNPDAAAAFVSFVLSGEGQRILDDAGFRAP from the coding sequence ATGCGCCGTCCTCTTCGCCTCGCCGCCGCCCTGGGCGCCGCCGCCCTGCTCGCTGCCTGTGCGAGCCCCGCGTCCGAGCCCGCGGCATCGGGAACCCCCGGCGGGCAGGACACGCTCAGCGGCACCGTCGAGGTCTACGCCGCCGCCTCTCTTCAGCGGTCGTTCGACGAGATCTCCGCGGCGTTCGAGGCCGCCCACCCCGAGGTCACGGTGAGCGCGGTGTACGACGGCTCGAGCACCTTGGCCACGCAGATCGGCGAAGGCGCCCCCGCGGACGTCTTCGCCTCGGCCGACGAGAAGAACATGGCCAAAGTCGCGGCCCAGGCACCTGACCCGCAGATCTTCGCGGCCAACACTCTCGTGATCGCTGTGCCGTCCGAGAACCCGGGCGCGGTCCGTTCGCTCGCCGACCTCGCGCGTGTGACGACCGTGCTCTGCGCGCCGGAGGTGCCGTGCGGTGCCGCTTCGCAGACGCTGCTGTCGAACGCCGGGGTCGCCGTGAGCCCCGCCAGCGCGGAGCAGAACGTCACCGCGGTGCTGACGAAGGTCGCCGCGGGCGAAGCCGACGCCGGCCTCGTGTACGCCACCGATGTCGTCGGCCGCGACGATGTCGAGGCGATCGTGCCCGACGGTGCCGACGCCGTGGTCAACCGCTATCCGATCGCGGCCCTGACCGATGCCCCGAACCCGGACGCTGCCGCGGCCTTCGTCTCGTTCGTGTTGTCGGGCGAGGGGCAGCGCATCCTCGACGACGCCGGGTTCCGCGCCCCATGA